A region of Acidobacteriota bacterium DNA encodes the following proteins:
- a CDS encoding zinc-dependent dehydrogenase, translating to MRVAMYYNNNDVRIEEMPIPEIGPGELLVRVKASGICGSDVMEWYRIKKAPLVLGHEISGEIAAVGEGVKNFKENDRISASHHVPCYTCYYCLNGHHTVCDTLRQTNFYPGGFADYVRIPSINVNHGVYLIPGEVSFEEATFAEPLACVLRGLKIANFQPGKSILVFGSGISGLLFVKLTHAFGAARIIATDIIPYRLDAAKNFGADFVINANEYSPAYLRNINGGRLADLVIVSTGATNAFTQALNSVERGGTILFFAPTDPGVTIPLSINDVFWRNDITLTTSYAGSPADHITALELIHSRRIKVNDMITHRLSLEETALGFKLVSEAKNSIKVIIEP from the coding sequence ATGCGTGTGGCGATGTACTATAACAACAATGATGTAAGAATTGAAGAAATGCCAATACCTGAGATCGGTCCCGGAGAATTGCTGGTTCGGGTAAAAGCCAGTGGAATATGTGGAAGTGATGTGATGGAATGGTATCGCATAAAAAAAGCTCCATTAGTGCTCGGTCATGAGATTTCAGGAGAAATTGCCGCAGTGGGAGAGGGAGTAAAAAATTTTAAGGAAAATGACCGCATTTCAGCTTCCCATCATGTTCCTTGCTACACATGCTATTATTGCTTAAATGGCCATCATACAGTATGCGATACTCTGAGACAAACAAACTTTTACCCTGGAGGTTTTGCCGATTATGTTCGAATACCATCGATTAATGTAAATCATGGAGTGTATCTAATTCCAGGTGAAGTATCCTTTGAAGAAGCAACCTTTGCCGAGCCACTCGCATGTGTGTTGAGGGGATTGAAAATTGCAAATTTTCAACCTGGAAAAAGTATTCTTGTGTTTGGTTCTGGGATATCAGGCCTTCTTTTCGTGAAACTTACCCATGCATTCGGTGCAGCCCGAATAATTGCAACAGATATTATTCCTTACAGGCTTGATGCAGCTAAAAATTTTGGAGCGGATTTTGTAATAAATGCCAACGAGTATTCACCTGCTTATTTGAGAAACATTAACGGCGGAAGATTAGCTGATTTAGTCATTGTTTCAACCGGTGCAACCAATGCTTTTACACAAGCATTAAATTCTGTTGAAAGGGGAGGAACCATACTCTTTTTCGCACCCACTGATCCTGGAGTAACCATACCTCTTTCAATAAATGATGTATTCTGGAGAAATGACATTACTCTTACCACCTCTTATGCAGGAAGTCCTGCAGATCATATAACTGCATTGGAGTTAATTCACAGTCGCAGAATCAAAGTTAATGACATGATTACACATAGATTGAGTCTGGAGGAAACAGCCCTTGGATTTAAACTTGTCTCTGAAGCAAAAAATTCAATCAAAGTGATAATTGAACCATAA
- a CDS encoding GntG family PLP-dependent aldolase has product MNYSDFRSDTVTKPTEKMRRAMAEAEVGDDVLGDDPTVKKLEEIAAAKVGKEAALFVPSGTMGNSIAIKVWTNEGDEIILEERSHIYNMELAHLSFISRVLPRPLISKKGEMDYSLVEKNIRSRTLRNSGTSLICLENTHNYWGGSVLSVENLKQMRKLADKYSIKVHLDGARIFNASVSRKISVLEWTRYADSVMFCLSKGLSAPIGSILAGPREFINEARRVRKILGGGMRQVGVIAAAGVIAVEEMVDRLEEDHFLAKKLAEELSHIKSIEIDPEEVKTNIIIFKIKNKTINAPRFVELLKERGVLALNISKEEVRFVTHKDVTIEDVNKAISAIYDILA; this is encoded by the coding sequence ATGAATTACTCTGATTTCAGGTCTGATACAGTTACAAAGCCCACGGAAAAAATGAGGAGAGCGATGGCTGAAGCTGAGGTAGGAGATGATGTCCTTGGGGATGATCCCACTGTTAAAAAATTAGAAGAAATTGCCGCAGCAAAGGTTGGAAAAGAGGCAGCTTTATTCGTTCCCTCAGGAACTATGGGAAATAGCATTGCTATAAAAGTGTGGACAAATGAGGGAGATGAAATAATTCTGGAAGAGAGAAGTCACATTTACAATATGGAATTGGCACATTTATCTTTTATTTCCAGGGTTCTTCCAAGGCCTCTTATATCAAAAAAAGGAGAAATGGATTATTCTTTAGTAGAGAAAAACATAAGGTCTCGAACTTTAAGAAATTCCGGCACGTCTTTGATTTGTCTGGAAAATACCCATAATTACTGGGGAGGTTCTGTTTTATCCGTGGAAAATTTAAAGCAAATGAGAAAGCTTGCTGATAAGTATAGTATAAAGGTTCATCTTGATGGAGCGAGAATCTTTAATGCATCTGTATCGAGAAAGATATCTGTATTAGAGTGGACAAGATATGCTGACTCCGTCATGTTTTGTCTCTCCAAAGGTCTGTCAGCTCCAATTGGTTCAATATTAGCAGGACCCCGGGAATTCATAAATGAAGCCCGGAGAGTAAGAAAAATTCTTGGAGGAGGAATGAGGCAGGTTGGAGTAATTGCAGCAGCTGGAGTAATAGCAGTTGAGGAAATGGTTGATCGTCTTGAAGAGGATCATTTTTTGGCGAAAAAATTGGCAGAAGAATTATCCCATATAAAATCGATTGAGATTGATCCTGAGGAGGTCAAAACAAATATAATAATTTTTAAGATTAAAAATAAAACTATAAATGCTCCTCGATTTGTTGAATTATTGAAAGAAAGAGGAGTGCTTGCTCTGAATATTTCAAAAGAAGAAGTTAGATTTGTTACTCATAAAGATGTAACCATCGAAGATGTCAATAAAGCTATAAGTGCAATTTATGATATTTTAGCTTAA
- the folK gene encoding 2-amino-4-hydroxy-6-hydroxymethyldihydropteridine diphosphokinase, with the protein MFYYLSLGSNRGNRLSNLKKAIRLIQEKNIELVKSSSFYLTEPVDFKDQNWFINVVLKVRSELKPLEMLRIIKKIEDSFRRNRFIQKGPREIDIDILIAMKNDNESLILNEENLQIPHPKLNERNFVLIPLSEISSDLKHPVLNMTIKDLFLNSKDMSKIRKISK; encoded by the coding sequence ATGTTTTATTATCTGTCCTTGGGGAGTAATAGGGGGAATCGACTATCCAATTTAAAGAAGGCTATCCGTTTAATTCAAGAAAAAAACATTGAATTGGTAAAATCTTCCAGTTTCTATTTAACTGAACCTGTCGATTTTAAAGATCAAAATTGGTTTATAAATGTTGTATTGAAAGTTAGATCTGAACTCAAACCTTTAGAGATGTTAAGAATAATTAAGAAAATTGAAGATAGTTTCAGAAGGAATAGATTCATTCAGAAAGGTCCAAGGGAGATTGACATTGATATTTTGATCGCTATGAAAAATGATAATGAAAGTCTAATATTAAATGAAGAGAACTTGCAGATTCCTCATCCTAAATTGAATGAAAGAAATTTTGTTTTAATTCCCCTATCAGAGATTTCTTCTGACTTGAAACACCCTGTTTTAAATATGACGATTAAAGATTTATTCTTAAATTCAAAAGACATGTCAAAAATAAGAAAAATAAGCAAATAA
- a CDS encoding YraN family protein has translation MWKNHNNRNKKLGEKGEKIAEKFLEKKNYKILSRRFKAMRGEIDLIAMDKNILVFIEVKTRIDENFGLPEESVTIHKQNQIRKIAECYLKKYHMENSECRFDVIGIIQKNRKHYINHIKNAF, from the coding sequence ATGTGGAAAAATCATAACAATAGAAATAAAAAACTTGGAGAAAAAGGTGAAAAAATAGCAGAAAAATTTTTAGAAAAAAAGAATTATAAAATTTTATCCAGAAGATTCAAAGCTATGAGAGGTGAGATAGATTTAATAGCTATGGATAAAAATATCCTTGTATTTATAGAAGTTAAGACAAGAATCGATGAAAACTTTGGGCTTCCAGAGGAATCCGTGACAATCCACAAACAAAATCAGATAAGAAAGATTGCTGAGTGTTATTTAAAAAAATATCACATGGAAAATTCTGAATGTAGATTTGATGTTATAGGAATCATTCAAAAAAATCGAAAGCATTACATAAATCATATAAAAAATGCCTTTTAA
- the lsrF gene encoding 3-hydroxy-5-phosphonooxypentane-2,4-dione thiolase: MDWGMKNRLSRIIKPDTGRTVMLAVDHGYFLGPITKLEEPRKTIEPLLPYADSIMLTRGVLRNSIDPETSTPIVLRVSGGTSIIGNSLANEGITTTIKEAIKLNVAAVAASIFVGTEFEHQTLLNLSNLINEGEEYGMPVLAVTAVGKELEKRDVRFLSLCCRIAAELGAHMVKTYYCNEFEKVVHGCPVPIVIAGGPKLETELDALQLTYDAIKRGAVGVDMGRNIWQSDYPVAMIQAIRHIVHNNSSVNEAYDLFNSIKNKK; this comes from the coding sequence ATGGATTGGGGAATGAAAAATCGATTATCAAGAATAATAAAACCTGATACCGGCCGCACAGTTATGCTGGCAGTGGATCATGGATACTTTTTAGGACCAATAACTAAACTGGAAGAACCAAGAAAAACCATCGAGCCCCTTCTTCCTTATGCAGACTCAATAATGCTCACAAGGGGTGTGCTTCGCAATTCTATTGATCCTGAAACTTCTACACCCATTGTCCTCAGAGTTTCAGGAGGAACAAGTATCATAGGTAACTCACTGGCTAATGAAGGAATTACTACAACAATTAAAGAAGCAATCAAGCTTAATGTGGCTGCTGTGGCTGCCTCTATCTTTGTAGGCACTGAGTTTGAGCATCAAACACTCCTGAATCTTTCAAATCTAATTAATGAGGGTGAAGAATATGGGATGCCAGTTCTTGCAGTTACAGCAGTTGGAAAAGAATTAGAAAAAAGGGATGTAAGATTTCTCTCTTTATGCTGTCGAATTGCTGCTGAACTGGGTGCCCATATGGTAAAAACTTACTATTGCAATGAATTCGAAAAGGTTGTGCATGGGTGCCCTGTACCGATAGTCATTGCAGGCGGACCTAAATTAGAAACAGAACTCGATGCACTCCAGCTAACCTATGATGCAATTAAGAGAGGAGCTGTTGGCGTGGATATGGGAAGAAACATATGGCAATCTGATTATCCTGTTGCAATGATTCAAGCTATCCGTCATATAGTTCACAACAATAGTTCTGTGAATGAAGCATATGATTTATTTAATAGTATTAAGAACAAAAAATAA
- the galT gene encoding galactose-1-phosphate uridylyltransferase, whose product MPELRKDPIIGRWVIISTERNMRPNEFKKNDNFLLNEKIECPFCEGNEHMTPPEILSYRPGGGEPNKKGWILRVIPNKFPALIIEGELNRRGEGMFDKMNGIGAHEVIIETTSHTDTWSTMELKTLENIIWACRDRILDLKKDKRFKYIMIFKNHGFSAGASLSHTHTQLIALPIIPKIVTEEMEGSKIYFSYKERCIYCDIIKQEIEENKRVITQNDDFIAISPYAPRFPFETWIIPKNHNNCFENSQKHEIENLSMILKKFMVKIDKLLKHPSYNLVIHNSPFNEDLGEMYHWHIEYMPSLTKVAGFEWGTGFYINSVSPEGAAKRLKNI is encoded by the coding sequence ATGCCAGAACTCAGAAAAGATCCCATAATTGGAAGATGGGTGATAATTTCAACTGAAAGAAATATGAGACCAAACGAATTCAAAAAGAATGATAATTTTCTTTTAAACGAGAAAATTGAATGCCCTTTCTGTGAGGGCAATGAACATATGACGCCTCCTGAGATACTCTCCTACAGACCAGGTGGAGGTGAACCCAACAAGAAAGGATGGATTTTAAGAGTGATTCCGAATAAATTCCCGGCACTTATAATTGAAGGAGAGTTAAACAGAAGAGGAGAGGGAATGTTTGATAAAATGAATGGAATTGGAGCCCATGAGGTAATAATTGAGACAACCAGCCATACTGATACATGGAGTACGATGGAGCTAAAAACTCTGGAAAACATTATATGGGCATGTCGGGATCGAATACTGGATTTAAAAAAAGATAAGAGATTTAAATATATAATGATCTTCAAAAATCACGGTTTCTCTGCTGGAGCTTCTCTTTCTCATACTCATACTCAACTGATTGCCCTCCCTATAATTCCAAAGATAGTAACAGAAGAAATGGAGGGTTCAAAGATATATTTTTCTTATAAAGAAAGATGCATATACTGCGATATAATTAAACAGGAAATTGAAGAAAATAAGAGAGTTATAACCCAGAATGATGATTTCATAGCAATCTCTCCATATGCACCCCGTTTTCCTTTCGAAACCTGGATAATTCCAAAAAATCATAACAACTGTTTTGAAAACAGCCAGAAACATGAGATTGAAAACTTATCTATGATATTAAAAAAATTTATGGTAAAAATAGATAAACTTCTCAAACACCCATCGTACAACTTAGTAATCCATAATTCTCCATTCAATGAGGATCTCGGTGAAATGTATCACTGGCATATTGAATACATGCCATCATTGACAAAAGTAGCGGGTTTTGAATGGGGAACTGGATTTTATATCAATTCTGTTTCTCCTGAAGGAGCAGCAAAACGCCTGAAAAATATTTGA
- a CDS encoding acetyl ornithine aminotransferase family protein has protein sequence MKYPNILTELPGPKSRKLIDLDNKYVSSSYTRYYPLTIKRANGVLVEDLDGNIFLDFSAGIAVNSSGHTHPEIVKVIKEQAEKFIHMSGTDFYYEPQVYLAKKLSEIVPIPGEKKVFFGNSGTEAVEAAIKLSRHHTKKHGFIAFYGSFHGRTMGSLSLTASKSIQRKGMGPFLSEVYHTPYAYCYRCVFGKEENTCETECVNFIKEYIFEKLASPDDIAAIIVEPIQGEGGYIIPPKKFFTELKKLCVEYKILLIIDEIQSGMGRTGKMFAFEHFDITPDILCLAKGIASGMPLGVIISRAELMNWPSGAHASTFGGNPISSSAALATIKLLQEELIENAKKMGELLLSKMKKYCQDYEIVGDIRGLGLMIGIELVEDKKSKRKAKQKKDMLVQQCFKRGLLILGAGENVIRFCPSLNITEENIDVAIEIFYKSLKDVEKS, from the coding sequence ATGAAATATCCAAATATTTTAACTGAGTTACCCGGTCCAAAAAGCCGAAAATTAATAGACTTAGATAATAAGTATGTTTCATCCTCTTATACGAGATATTACCCCCTCACAATAAAAAGAGCAAATGGAGTGCTCGTTGAAGACCTGGATGGAAACATATTTCTTGATTTCTCTGCAGGGATTGCAGTAAATTCAAGCGGCCACACCCATCCAGAAATTGTAAAAGTTATTAAAGAACAAGCAGAAAAATTCATCCATATGTCTGGAACAGATTTTTACTACGAGCCACAAGTTTATTTAGCAAAAAAACTTTCAGAAATCGTCCCAATTCCAGGAGAGAAAAAAGTCTTCTTTGGAAACTCTGGAACAGAAGCTGTAGAGGCTGCGATAAAACTTTCGAGGCATCATACAAAAAAACATGGATTTATCGCTTTTTATGGATCATTTCACGGAAGAACCATGGGCTCTCTATCTTTAACTGCATCAAAATCCATTCAGAGAAAAGGAATGGGTCCCTTTCTTTCTGAAGTTTACCATACTCCCTATGCTTATTGCTATAGATGTGTTTTTGGAAAGGAAGAAAATACATGCGAGACTGAATGTGTAAATTTTATAAAAGAATACATTTTCGAAAAGCTTGCGTCTCCTGATGATATAGCAGCAATAATTGTTGAACCAATTCAAGGAGAAGGAGGATACATAATTCCTCCAAAAAAATTTTTCACTGAATTGAAGAAACTATGCGTGGAATATAAAATTCTTCTTATCATAGATGAGATCCAGAGTGGAATGGGAAGAACAGGTAAAATGTTTGCTTTTGAACATTTCGACATAACACCTGATATACTGTGTCTTGCTAAAGGGATAGCTTCCGGTATGCCTCTCGGGGTCATCATATCGAGAGCAGAGTTGATGAATTGGCCTTCTGGAGCTCATGCTTCAACTTTTGGAGGCAATCCAATAAGTTCTTCAGCAGCACTGGCAACGATCAAATTATTGCAGGAAGAGCTGATAGAAAATGCAAAAAAGATGGGCGAATTGCTCTTATCCAAGATGAAAAAATACTGCCAGGACTATGAAATAGTGGGAGATATAAGAGGCCTTGGACTTATGATAGGAATTGAACTTGTGGAAGATAAAAAATCAAAAAGAAAGGCTAAGCAAAAAAAGGATATGTTAGTTCAGCAATGTTTTAAAAGGGGACTTTTAATACTTGGAGCAGGAGAAAATGTGATAAGGTTCTGCCCATCTCTAAATATAACAGAAGAAAACATAGATGTAGCCATAGAGATATTCTATAAGTCGCTAAAAGATGTGGAAAAATCATAA
- the cysS gene encoding cysteine--tRNA ligase, whose translation MKNKGISYKISFMLKLYNTLSRKKETFYPIEKWVVRLYTCGPTVYDFAHIGNFRSYIFGDLLKRYLKYLGYKVIHVMNITDVDDKTIAGARDNNLPLHQFTDKYIEAFLKDIKILNIQEPDFMPRATEHLDEMIKIIKVLLDKGFAYKKDGSVYFRISSFPKYGELSQIPIADSKTSRLADSDEYGKENVADFALWKLKKENEPYWDTEIGAGRPGWHIECSAMSMKYLGETFDVHAGGNDLIFPHHENEIAQSESFSGKKFVNFWLHCSHLIVNGEKMSKSKGNFYTLRDLLSMGFDPMDIRFLLISTHYRNVLNFTFESLNQANASLKRIKDFLYEIDTKKFPEGENPEIKEIINKAKNKFEKGLNDDLNISIALTAIFESITEIYKFINFNHLFEEDKKNIKNFLSSINNVLGILPEKSIHELPEHIISKIKEREEARKKKDFEKADAIRDELFSMGIILEDAKDGVRWKIIKKEDLYL comes from the coding sequence TTGAAAAATAAAGGCATATCTTATAAAATTTCATTTATGTTAAAGCTTTATAATACTCTCTCTCGAAAAAAGGAAACATTCTACCCAATCGAAAAATGGGTTGTTAGATTATACACATGTGGCCCCACTGTTTATGATTTTGCTCACATAGGGAATTTTAGAAGTTATATATTTGGCGACCTTTTAAAAAGATACCTCAAATATCTGGGTTATAAGGTTATCCATGTTATGAACATAACTGATGTGGATGATAAAACAATTGCTGGAGCAAGAGATAATAACTTGCCTTTACACCAATTTACAGATAAATATATTGAAGCATTTCTCAAAGATATAAAGATTTTAAATATTCAGGAGCCTGATTTTATGCCCAGGGCTACTGAACACCTCGATGAAATGATAAAAATCATCAAAGTTCTTCTCGATAAAGGTTTTGCCTATAAAAAAGATGGTTCAGTTTATTTCAGAATTTCCTCATTTCCAAAATACGGCGAACTCTCTCAAATTCCCATAGCTGATTCTAAAACATCGCGGTTAGCTGATTCTGATGAATATGGAAAAGAAAATGTGGCTGATTTTGCACTATGGAAATTAAAAAAAGAGAATGAGCCTTACTGGGACACAGAGATAGGTGCTGGAAGACCTGGATGGCACATTGAGTGCTCAGCAATGAGTATGAAGTATTTAGGAGAGACATTTGATGTTCATGCAGGAGGAAATGATTTGATTTTTCCCCATCATGAAAACGAAATAGCCCAATCAGAATCTTTTTCTGGAAAGAAATTTGTCAATTTCTGGCTTCACTGCTCTCACCTGATAGTCAATGGTGAAAAGATGTCAAAATCCAAGGGAAATTTCTACACATTGCGTGACCTACTTTCAATGGGATTTGACCCAATGGATATCAGATTTCTTCTTATCTCAACTCACTACAGAAATGTATTAAACTTTACATTTGAAAGCTTAAATCAGGCAAACGCTTCTCTAAAGAGAATAAAAGACTTTTTATATGAAATAGACACAAAAAAATTTCCAGAAGGGGAAAATCCTGAGATAAAGGAAATTATAAATAAAGCCAAGAATAAATTTGAAAAAGGATTAAACGATGACCTAAACATCTCGATTGCATTAACTGCAATTTTTGAATCCATAACAGAGATTTATAAGTTTATAAATTTCAATCACCTTTTCGAAGAAGACAAAAAAAACATTAAAAATTTCTTATCCAGTATTAATAATGTCTTAGGAATATTACCAGAGAAGTCCATCCACGAGCTCCCAGAACATATCATTTCAAAAATAAAAGAAAGAGAGGAAGCTCGAAAGAAAAAAGACTTTGAAAAAGCAGATGCAATAAGAGATGAGCTTTTTTCAATGGGGATAATTCTTGAGGATGCAAAGGATGGAGTTCGCTGGAAAATAATAAAAAAGGAGGATTTATATTTATGA
- the amrB gene encoding AmmeMemoRadiSam system protein B, with translation MKRNAAVAGQFYPGQKKSLISMISNMVTSDKEKKKSICIISPHAGYIYSGKVAAEVFSTSYLPDCFVILGPNHTGFGSFFSVMTDGIWETPLGQIQINRELSELIMKNCEFAEDDIVAHKWEHSIEVQLPFIQYFKTDFSIVPICIQMNSYEKLNEFGKNLAKAIKLFNRESLIIASTDMSHYVTQKIAEKKDHMAVEKIINLDPKGLYETVKKENISMCGIAPVTVALSTSIELGANFAELVKYATSGEVSGDFDQVVGYAGIRISKG, from the coding sequence ATGAAAAGAAATGCAGCAGTCGCAGGTCAGTTTTATCCTGGCCAGAAAAAGAGTTTAATCAGCATGATTTCAAACATGGTAACATCGGATAAAGAAAAGAAAAAATCTATTTGCATTATTTCCCCCCACGCTGGATACATTTATTCAGGAAAAGTTGCAGCAGAAGTTTTCTCCACATCCTATCTTCCAGATTGTTTTGTTATCCTGGGACCCAATCATACTGGTTTTGGAAGTTTTTTTTCAGTTATGACTGATGGGATATGGGAAACCCCTTTGGGACAGATACAGATAAATAGAGAGCTTTCTGAACTAATTATGAAGAATTGTGAGTTCGCAGAAGATGATATTGTTGCTCACAAATGGGAACATTCAATTGAGGTTCAACTCCCATTTATTCAATATTTCAAAACCGATTTTTCAATCGTTCCTATCTGCATCCAGATGAACTCATATGAAAAACTTAATGAATTTGGTAAAAATTTAGCAAAAGCAATAAAACTATTCAACAGGGAATCATTGATAATTGCCTCAACTGATATGAGCCATTATGTAACCCAGAAGATAGCTGAAAAAAAAGATCATATGGCAGTAGAAAAAATTATCAATCTTGACCCTAAGGGACTGTATGAAACTGTAAAAAAAGAAAATATTTCCATGTGTGGAATTGCTCCTGTCACTGTTGCACTATCAACTTCAATTGAGCTTGGAGCGAATTTTGCTGAATTAGTTAAATATGCTACATCTGGCGAAGTCTCAGGAGACTTTGATCAGGTAGTTGGATATGCTGGCATCAGGATTAGCAAAGGGTAA